Proteins encoded in a region of the Anopheles ziemanni chromosome 2, idAnoZiCoDA_A2_x.2, whole genome shotgun sequence genome:
- the LOC131282402 gene encoding bridge-like lipid transfer protein family member 3B: protein MVSIIKNQLLKHLSRYTKNLSPDKVNLSAFRGEGELSNLQLDENVLTELLELPAWLRLTSAWCNHVSFRISWTKLKSTPIMLTLDEVNITIETCEIARSGTPTARLSSLTAPQGKYSFIHKVIDGITIVVNTVNVNLKSPAFTASVQMSRIRVESRTPKWLLGDLRVTRLKDPTRGMILIFKELSWQTVRIEASSTQDLSLTPLRLLTNQARCRITIKKRLSDCSIVASRLVLILDDLLWVLTDSQLKAALHFVDSLTGLIKASTNVVQRVKAQKKLETLPEYQAQLDQSKKAPDTQQLTAAQRYFNVYDVRETSYHFFSQRIDLHLCDDVGVGRSSHPSLTDGGALQISVQGFQIDYYPYHLAKADRSHWPKYREASIPPALWLEQSLNAFRETILNLSQPNRPPQHASLERTTNFGQQQQQQQQQQQAPPASPSFGQQRRTSIGSNSNQQQQQQPSVPGTPGSVGSAAVSPMKKHVLDNLAKLMCACVVMKIEEFTLYRVTTSGNKQMPKEFVAAQNKRKKADRDRVPPDMATLHAEFTYFYYPGDFVFPLPPSKAFVHINPVQVHFHLDSFLWLSSFVLNLHESLLRTNNVTSGLNSPSTPSTSSGGGGGEQQPNIMYMDVKVECIMPRLIFEASPGAPQQRDRPKAMHVEVSRFALTNIRETGASRADLAQAISSLQEGSLVFGSGFPSKPGDLCIVTDRILSHIAATDVVGGSAYTAGAIPNGGGVQSAFSNLTRYATWREPRDVWCLKLDPVWVEFYGARSIGPSRAIPFVDAVPVTIWLHGRSDELPPELLEPPECGDGSKRLNSNNFNSNKSSESSLILSVNSLKQSLDLSETPLGSHWSGGPPLGPLDDEKWKRLSVASAPAIPEEGSPVKLGPATTTTTSHKLPPQLPSVEDSDADNRTADLHIIAHVSNLVSVQIDHYQYLFLLRLAEELTEMATFLSLDSKRILQAANTEKSIIVGCVIPQVEVSLVMPSQTPGKESSGGDGESVLPDSASLGSGWPNSMDQTRNSNIFSSTECPSPIATEPPLEVHHISNPNTHGHNVQIQSVPTTSSTSGVASVETPSSSSVVVVTARTVGSTNTAGTAIPGGQQQSQHQQQHAALQTQTKTRTSTTTNTTDSTSFSKELNSGLSSMKKGFSHLMTSIDSALKTNTSDDMSDTLSVQSDISSDSELQRVLEDTEKTTDCMDAMFRLYPFGQESTIKMAPIEVASEVCEDPFLTNMSSPSDPSESSSLKRRDLVSMVTFRLTTVEVIRQNVGSCSSLRLQMSAISCDECGAIPWDEFQGAHRKPKTKFGTRCRAWNIAPHNPEAPPCVAIRLEEELTLPADSFKVTDKSTIMSWFKRKLNVEVKDLDLQLSMSTVVGLGDLAEDEVIPTPIPMEVTVENVKVNLIEDRPPVNITSPGTLPVNLAIGRVLLTRDEAGVFHVQPTYGGKPDDVTDSVGGGKRKLNRADFEQRRERDREVKSLHLVLQQLKQDNEGLKRQLTDNEKTSESNRMKVRQENDVLRTYLKAAQDDITTLLDEKRTLMATIKSLQDQLTAMSDVQLGQQDGKR, encoded by the exons ACGCTGGACGAGGTGAACATAACGATAGAGACATGCGAGATAGCGCGCAGCGGCACGCCGACGGCACGCCTCTCGAGCCTGACGGCGCCCCAGGGGAAATATAGCTTTATACACAAGGTCATCGACGGCATCACGATCGTGGTGAACACGGTGAACGTGAACCTCAAGAGTCCCGCCTTCACGGCCTCGGTGCAGATGTCCCGGATACGGGTCGAGTCGCGGACGCCCAAGTGGCTGCTGGGCGATCTGCGCGTGACAAGACTGAAGGATCCGACGCGCGGCATGATCCTCATCTTCAAGGAGCTGTCCTGGCAGACGGTGCGCATCGAGGCGAGCAGCACGCAGGACCTCAGCCTGACGCCGTTGCGGCTCCTCACCAATCAGGCCCGCTGTCGGATCACGATCAAGAAGCGGCTCTCGGACTGCAGCATCGTCGCCAGCCGGCTCGTGCTGATCCTCGACGATCTGCTGTGGGTGCTGACGGACTCGCAGCTGAAGGCCGCGCTCCACTTCGTCGACTCGCTGACCGGCCTGATCAAGGCGTCGACGAACGTGGTGCAGCGGGTGAAGGCGCAGAAGAAGCTCGAAACGCTGCCCGAGTACCAGGCCCAGCTGGACCAGTCGAAGAAGGCACCGGACACGCAGCAGCTGACCGCCGCCCAGCGCTACTTCAACGTGTACGACGTGCGGGAAACGTCCTACCACTTCTTCAGCCAGCGCATCGATCTGCACCTGTGCGACGACGTTGGCGTTGGCCGGTCCAGCCACCCGAGCCTGACCGACGGCGGGGCGCTCCAGATTTCGGTGCAGGGCTTCCAGATCGATTACTACCCGTACCACCTGGCGAAAGCCGATCGATCCCACTGGCCCAA ATACCGCGAGGCAAGCATTCCACCCGCCCTCTGGCTCGAACAGTCACTAAACGCCTTCAGGGAAACCATCCTTAACCTAAGTCAACCGAACCGGCCGCCGCAGCATGCATCACTAGAAAG AACAACAAACTTTggccagcaacaacagcagcagcagcagcagcaacaagcgCCACCGGCATCTCCCTCGTTCGGACAACAACGTCGTACCAGTATTGGAAGCAATAgcaatcagcagcagcagcagcaaccatcCGTCCCGGGGACACCGGGCAGTGTCGGTTCGGCCGCCGTGTCGCCGATGAAAAAGCACGTCCTGGACAATCTGGCGAAGCTCATGTGTGCCTGCGTAGTGATGAAGATCGAAGAGTTTACGCTGTACCGCGTGACGACGTCCGGGAACAAGCAGATGCCGAAGGAGTTTGTGGCCG CACAGAACAAGCGGAAGAAAG CTGACAGAGACCGAGTACCACCGGATATGGCCACCCTTCATGCGGAGTTTACCTACTTCTACTACCCCGGAGACTTTGTCTTTCCCC TGCCACCGTCGAAAGCGTTCGTTCACATCAACCCCGTTCAAGTGCACTTCCATCTGGACAGCTTCCTCTGGCTGAGCTCGTTCGTGCTGAACCTGCACGAGAGTCTCCTCCGGACGAACAATGTCACGAGCGGCCTCAACTCCCCGTCCACCCCGTCGACCTCTTCGGGCGGCGGTGGAGGCGAACAGCAGCCCAACATCATGTACATGGACGTCAAGGTGGAGTGCATAATGCCGCGGTTGATATTCGAGGCATCGCCCGGCGCACCACAGCAACGCGACCGACCCAAGGCGATGCACGTCGAGGTGTCCCGGTTCGCGCTGACCAACATCCGTGAGACCGGTGCCTCGCGGGCGGACCTAGCCCAAGCCATATCGTCCCTGCAGGAAGGTAGCCTTGTGTTTGGCTCGGGGTTTCCCTCGAAACCGGGCGATCTGTGCATCGTGACCGATCGGATACTGTCGCACATTGCGGCGACGGATGTCGTTGGGGGAAGCGCGTACACGGCCGGTGCCATTCCAAACGGTGGCGGAGTGCAATCAGCGTTTAGCAATCTTACTCGGTACGCAACGTGGCGCGAACCGAGGGACGTGTGGTGTTTGAAGCTTGATCCGGTTTGGGTGGAGTTTTACGGAGCCCGTTCGATCGGTCCAAGCCGAGCGATTCCGTTCGTCGATGCGGTTCCGGTGACGATATGGTTACACGGGCGTTCGGATGAGCTCCCACCGGAGCTGCTCGAGCCACCGGAGTGTGGTGACGGAAGCAAGCGGCTCAACAGCAACAACTTTAACTCGAACAAATCGAGTGAAAGTAGTCTGATACTGTCCGTCAACAGTCTAAAGCAATCATTAGACCTGTCTGAAACGCCCCTCGGTAGCCACTGGAGTGGCGGACCTCCGCTGGGTCCGCTGGACGATGAGAAATGGAAGCGGCTTTCGGTCGCATCCGCTCCCGCCATTCCCGAGGAAGGGTCGCCGGTTAAACTCGGCCCGGCCACAACTACTACCACTAGCCACAAGTTACCCCCACAGCTCCCTTCGGTCGAGGACAGCGACGCGGACAATCGGACGGCCGATCTGCACATCATCGCTCACGTTTCCAATCTAGTTAGTGTTCAAATTGACCATTATCAGTATCTGTTCCTGTTGCGTCTGGCGGAGGAGTTAACCGAAATGGCCACATTTCTATCGCTCGATTCGAAGCGCATCCTACAGGCA GCAAATACGGAAAAATCAATCATAGTTGGCTGTGTTATACCGCAGGTGGAAGTTTCACTCGTAATGCCCTCTCAAACGCCCGGTAAGGAGTCGAGCGGAGGTGATGGTGAAAGTGTGCTGCCCGATTCCGCTAGCTTAG GTTCCGGGTGGCCAAATTCGATGGACCAAACAAGAAATTCTAACATTTTTAGCAGTACCGAATGTCCCTCCCCAATAGCAACAGAACCTCCGCTGGAAGTGCATCATATTTCCAATCCCAACACCCACGG CCATAATGTGCAAATACAAAGCGTTCCAACGACATCTTCCACCTCCGGTGTTGCCTCGGTAGAAACGCCATCCTCTTCCTCGGTAGTTGTCGTCACGGCACGTACCGTTGGTTCTACCAACACCGCAGGAACTGCTATTCCGGGCGGCCAACAACAGTCgcaacaccaacagcagcatgcCGCACTACAAACGCAAACGAAAACGCGCAcctcaaccaccaccaacaccaccgatTCGACCTCGTTCTCAAAggagctcaattcgggcctcAGTTCGATGAAGAAGGGCTTCTCGCACCTCATGACGTCGATCGATTCCGCACTGAAGACGAACACGTCCGATGACATGAGCGACACGCTTTCGGTGCAATCGGACATCAGCTCCGACTCGGAGTTACAACGCGTGCTGGAGGACACGGAAAAGACCACCGACTGTATGGACGCCATGTTCCGGCTGTATCCGTTCGGACAGGAGAGCACCATCAAAATGGCCCCGATCGAGGTGGCAAGCGAGGTGTGCGAGGATCCGTTCCTGACGAACATGTCCTCGCCGTCCGATCCGTCCGAGAGCAGTAGCCTCAAGCGACGGGATTTGGTGTCAATGGTTACATTTAG GTTGACTACGGTTGAAGTGATACGCCAGAATGTCGGTAGCTGCTCCTCGCTTCGGTTGCAAATGTCCGCCATCAGCTGCGACGAATGTGGTGCCATTCCTTGGGACGAGTTTCAG GGTGCTCATCGCAAGCCAAAG ACCAAGTTCGGTACTAGATGTAGAGCATGGAACATTGCACCGCATAATCCGGAAGCACCACCTTGCGTTGCGATTAGATTAGAGGAGGAGCTGACCCTGCCGGCCGATTCGTTTAAAGTGACTGACAAGTCGACGATCATGAG CTGGTTCAAACGGAAACTCAACGTTGAGGTGAAAGATCTCGATCTTCAGCTCTCGATGAGCACGGTCGTGGGTCTTGGCGATCTGGCCGAGGACGAGGTAATCCCCACGCCCATCCCGATGGAGGTCACGGTAGAGAACGTGAAGGTGAACCTGATCGAGGATCGCCCACCGGTGAACATCACCTCACCGGGGACGCTACCGGTCAATCTGGCCATCGGAAGGGTACTGCTAACGCGGGACGAAGCCGGCGTGTTCCACGTGCAGCCGACGTACGGTGGCAAGCCGGATGACGTCACCGACAGCGTTGGCGGTGGTAAGCGGAAACTGAACCGAGCCGACTTTGAGCAACGGCGAGAGCGCGATCGAGAGGTGAAATCCCTCCACCTGGTGCTACAACAGCTCAAGCAGGACAATGAAGGCCTCAAGCGGCAACTGACTGACAACGAGAAGACATCGGAAAGCAATAG GATGAAAGTACGACAGGAGAATGATGTGTTGCGCACCTACCTGAAAGCGGCCCAGGACGACATCACCACGCTGCTGGACGAGAAGCGTACGCTCATGGCGACGATAAAGTCGCTCCAGGATCAGCTGACGGCGATGAGCGACGTGCAGTTGGGCCAGCAGGACGGCAAAAGATAG
- the LOC131293092 gene encoding sodium channel protein Nach codes for MALARAFRVLYRILVDYCSNCSLAGVGYIAARKYHWTERLFWIACVLLAWAGSYLLIKTYMELFRSDAVSIVVETLNTRKDITSFPSVGVCEMGYTKQQYDALQQVIEGLRTDEEMEYNYDVEEFMLRLIYHNLYNYGSINSYCAMYADCDDCVKCPVSGYAGFSAAVRATCEQLFDQCSWNGKVFDCCQYFRPIQTTMGSCFLLNSIQTVEKYGPRWLRMDLAMASSKGERLLNFSRATTAYVQNEEDIPHMLLTTLQFNQMAEGYSGTIFITLQNIVNDPLVRTVQKNIRRCVFPDEETDFGYRRYSYSVCVTECLRTAQIKSCNCCHHNMLLGKHDKSPVCGYEGLNCLDQRDLMFPQTTIMQPWRTNGLVCDCYPSCTEHEIRIIGRELDMESRSGRSVLIKLMALPTQRYRRQIVRENIDVVVSIGGILGLFTGASILSLVEFIYFFTVRFGSYVVTEIKEEGDTSDDDSEAKE; via the exons ATGGCGCTGGCAAGGGCGTTTCGCGTCCTGTACCGCATCCTGGTGGACTACTGTTCCAACTGCTCGCTAGCCGGAGTCGGTTACATTGCCGCCCGGAAGTACCACTGGACGGAGCGGCTCTTCTGGATCGCTTGTGTCCTGCTCGCCTGGGCCGGTTCGTACTTGTTGATCAAAACCTACATGGAGTTGTTCCGCTCGGACGCGGTCAGCATTGTGGTGGAAACGCTGAACACGCGCAAGGACATCACGTCGTTTCCGTCGGTCGGCGTGTGCGAGATGGGCTACACGAAGCAACAGTACGACGCCCTGCAGCAGGTGATCGAGGGCCTTCGGACAGACGAGGAGATGGAGTACAATTACGACGTGGAGGAGTTTATGCTGCGCCTGATCTACCACAATCTGTACAACTATGGGTCGATCAACTCGTACTGCGCGATGTACGCGGATTGTGACGACTGCGTCAAGTGTCCGGTGTCCGGATATGCGGGGTTTTCCGCCGCGGTCCGTGCGACCTGCGAGCAGCTGTTCGACCAGTGCAGCTGGAATGGGAAAGTGTTTGACTGCTGTCAGTACTTTCGGCCGATACAGACGACGATGGGATCGTGCTTTTTGCTGAATTCGATACAAACCGTTGAGAA ATACGGACCACGATGGCTTCGAATGGACCTGGCAATGGCATCATCGAAGGGAGAACGTTTGCTTAACTTCAGCCGGGCCACTACG GCCTACGTACAAAATGAGGAAGACATTCCCCACATGCTTCTGACGACACTTCAGTTCAATCAAATGGCCGAAGGATACTCGGGAACAATCTTCATCACCCTGCAGAACATCGTGAACGATCCGCTGGTGCGCACGGTCCAGAAGAACATCCGACGGTGCGTTTTCCCGGACGAGGAAACCGATTTCGGGTACCGGAGGTACAGCTACAGCGTGTGCGTCACCGAGTGTCTGCGAACGGCTCAGATAAAGTCGTGCAACTGCTGCCATCACAATATGCTGCTCGGAA AGCATGACAAAAGCCCCGTGTGCGGTTATGAAGGACTCAACTGTCTCGATCAACGCGATCTGATGTTTCCGCAGACGACGATCATGCAACCGTGGCGCACGAACGGGCTCGTGTGCGATTGCTATCCGTCCTGCACGGAGCACGAGATCCGCATCATCGGCCGGGAGTTGGACATGGAAAGCCGCAGCGGACGATCGGTGCTGATCAAGCTGATGGCACTTCCGACGCAGCGCTACCGGCGGCAGATCGTACGGGAGAACATCGACGTGGTCGTCTCGATCGGAGGCATTTTGGGGCTTTTCACCGGCGCCAGCATTCTCAGCCTGGTGGAGTTCATTTACTTCTTTACGGTTCGCTTCGGTTCGTATGTCGTTACGGAAATCAAGGAAGAAGGAGACACGTCGGACGATGATTCGGAGGCAAAGGAATGA
- the LOC131281361 gene encoding TBC1 domain family member 19, whose product MEELKDTSIHHTALRLAEDVKTMKLYGNLYKMVQKLSCSPEVDKDDMKQTLENAIKANGLEVEIRNVIYHLIRNTVKSDTRPTPASSDPLNYLRRAGIQWERRVRKSLNSMCSESKAQLHGQMRTASDREEILSKWDELSTYQIDLSNYRPVYAPKDLLDVLLSLKGPMKQDETDFLPKWEFSHISLTVKNLFELRVHFSELLRNDNNFGDWSATCQKILKTRHAPLCQQALKKGVTPPPLRGALWSYVLGSQVEQHHIEHWESLRQSVLTNESIVDKLVFKDVQLTATNDDRYFVFEDVLYQIMLCFSRDTEISQLIQVEFTNSAKAKQYEGPPCGFVPFHGICMLAAPFCYLYDNPVSLYYTFRAFYIRYCHRLTTINTHPQGIVSLCLLFEKLLQTHEPQLWSHFRELQIQPIRVVFKWLMRAFSGHLPPEQLLILWDLILGYDSLEILSLLAIIILSFRRESLMQVTSVENIEAILSDLSSVKVLPLIQLTLSRD is encoded by the exons ATGGAGGAACTGAAGGATACGAGCATCCACCATACGGCGCTTCGGCTCGCGGAGGATGTGAAAACGATGAAGCTGTACGGGAATCTGTACAAGATGGTACAG AAACTCTCCTGCTCGCCCGAGGTGGACAAGGACGACATGAAGCAAACGCTCGAGAACGCCATCAAGGCGAACGGGCTGGAGGTGGAGATCCGGAACGTGATCTACCATCTGATACGCAACACCGTAAAAAGTGACACTCGTCCTACGCCGGCCAGCAGCGATCCGTTGAACTATCTACGCCGAGCAGGTATCCAATGGGAACGACGGGTACGCAAGTCGTTGAACTCGATGTGCTCGGAATCGAAAGCGCAGCTGCACGGTCAGATGCGCACCGCATCCGACCGGGAGGAGATCCTCTCCAAGTGGGACGAGCTCAGCACCTATCAGATCGATCTCAGCAACTATCGACCGGTGTACGCTCCCAAAGATCTGCTCGACGTGCTGCTATCGCTCAAGGGACCGATGAAGCAGGATGAGACTGA CTTTCTACCGAAATGGGAGTTTTCGCACATTTCGCTCACGGTCAAGAATTTGTTCGAGTTGCGTGTCCACTTCTCGGAGCTGCTGAGGAACGATAACAACTTCGGGGATTGGTCGGCAACGTGCCAGAAAATTCTCAAGACCCGCCACGCTCCACTTTGTCAGCAGGCGCTGAAGAAGGGTGTCACACCGCCACCGCTTCGTGGCGCACTATGGTCCTACGTTTTGGGAAGCCAGGTGGAGCAACAT CATATTGAACACTGGGAAAGCTTGCGCCAATCGGTACTCACGAACGAATCGATCGTGGACAAGCTGGTCTTCAAAGATGTACAACTAACAGCGACCAACGACGATCGGTACTTTGTGTTCGAGGATGTCCTCTATCAG ATCATGCTGTGCTTCAGCAGGGACACGGAAATCAGTCAGCTCATTCAGGTAGAGTTTACCAATTCGGCCAAAGCGAAACAGTACGAGGGTCCACCGTGCGGGTTCGTGCCGTTCCACGGTATCTGCATGCTGGCCGCACCGTTCTGCTACCTGTACGATAATCCCGTCTCGCTGTACTACACCTTCCGGGCGTTTTACATCCGCTACTGCCACCGGCTGACAACGATCAACACGCATCCGCAGGGAATCGTTAGTTTGTGTCTGCTGTTTGAGAAGTTGCTGCAAACACACGAGCCACAGCTGTGGTCACACTTCCGGGAGCTACAAATTCAACC AATCCGCGTGGTTTTTAAATGGTTAATGCGTGCCTTCAGTGGACACCTACCACCCGAACAGCTGCTCATACTGTGGGACTTGATTTTAGGCTACGATAGTCTGGAGATTCTTTCCCTGCTggccatcatcatcctcaGCTTCCGCCGGGAAAGCCTCATGCAGGTTACCTCGGTCGAGAACATCGAAGCGATCCTGTCCGATCTCTCATCCGTCAAAGTACTGCCATTGATTCAACTAACACTGTCCCGGGATTGA
- the LOC131291777 gene encoding large ribosomal subunit protein bL28m gives MTSATPQGANLLYGLRKSNKFTKGLGALLPQAYRKFWNEWKHQQPAAVHYVPKDGMFQREDITGLVSPVQNVPLPLIDPPEAHTGIWGGEAVIKGFQKRNQYKRRVPHFWVPVLRRSVVHSRVLNEYMAVTVTDRTLAQIHDHHGFDHYLLKTPACDLRSMLAIKLKKKVLEELAAGCPRLAEEPAKQQEYLKEFACYLEQYTPEEIEWYGLTYTEALMKMKSLTDDKDAQLPQKLLFRQKLIDQLKEAGIREAQDGAGGESDELKRLEDPSASSWLSKLSFKPKNW, from the exons ATGACCTCAGCGACTCCCCAG ggagCAAACCTGCTCTATGGATTGAGAAAGTCCAACAAATTCACCAAAGGATTGGGTGCCCTCCTGCCGCAGGCGTATAGGAAGTTTTGGAATGAGTGGAAACACCAACAGCCCGCTGCGGTCCATTACGTGCCGAAAGATG GAATGTTCCAACGGGAAGATATCACCGGGCTTGTGTCACCGGTCCAGAACGTACCGCTTCCGCTAATCGACCCACCGGAAGCGCATACGGGCATCTGGGGAGGAGAGGCCGTTATCAAGGGCTTCCAAAAGCGCAACCAGTACAAACGGCGCGTGCCACACTTCTGGGTGCCGGTACTGCGTCGCTCGGTCGTTCACAGCCGGGTGCTCAACGAGTACATGGCCGTCACGGTGACCGATAGGACGTTAGCGCAAATTCACGACCACCATGGGTTCGATCACTACCTACTGAAAACTCCCGCCTGCGATCTCCGATCTATGCTGGCCATTAAGCTGAAGAAAAAAGTGCTCGAAGAGCTAGCGGCCGGTTGCCCACGGCTTGCGGAGGAACCGGCCAAGCAGCAGGAGTACCTGAAAGAGTTCGCCTGCTACCTGGAGCAGTACACACCGGAGGAGATCGAATGGTACGGGCTGACGTACACCGAAGCGTTGATGAAGATGAAATCGCTCACCGACGATAAGGACGCTCAGTTGCCGCAAAAGCTTTTGTTTCGTCAAAAATTGATCGACCAGCTGAAGGAGGCCGGCATACGGGAGGCACAGGACGGGGCGGGTGGCGAAAGTGATGAGCTGAAAAGACTGGAAGATCCTTCCGCGTCGTCATGGCTGTCGAAGCTAAGCTTCAAGCCGAAAAATTGGTAG
- the LOC131293093 gene encoding uncharacterized protein LOC131293093, whose amino-acid sequence MCAVLCSVSEGMRVNMTMFSNCQDVKLPYDEMPISLVSVKYDRDADGVCNTLHAEYDVKQSSEDVEWELIITSYKCEHQNSIICLDNPQEYIEPMHCDRFHSDDSGPWFMLAKAMTNGDRCGRLTGRFNLDAAVLQIKYLEQYIAMGKGTYRVRMLFHIPGTNLDTLNVRGCCEMDFDVIE is encoded by the exons ATGTGTGCTGTCTTGTGTTCGGTGTCGGAAGGAATG AGAGTCAATATGACGATGTTCTCAAACTGCCAAGACGTGAAGCTGCCCTACGACGAGATGCCGATTTCGCTGGTATCGGTAAAGTATGATCGCGATGCGGATGGAGTTTGCAACACGCTGCACGCCGAGTATGACGTTAAGCAATCGTCCGAAGACGTGGAGTGGGAACTGATCATCACCAGCTATAAGTGTGAGCACCAAAACTCGATCATCTGTCTGGACAACCCGCAGGAGTACATCGAACCGATGCACTGCGATCGATTCCACAGCGACGACAGTGGTCCATGGTTTATGCTGGCCAAGGCCATGACTAACGGGGATCGTTGTGGAAGACTGACG GGTCGATTTAATCTGGATGCTGCGGTGCTTCAAATTAAATACCTGGAACAGTACATCGCCATGGGCAAGGGAACATACCGGGTGCGCATGTTGTTCCACATTCCCGGTACCAACTTGGACACGCTGAACGTGCGAGGCTGCTGTGAGATGGATTTCGATGTAATAGAATGA
- the LOC131282641 gene encoding dihydrolipoyllysine-residue acetyltransferase component of pyruvate dehydrogenase complex, mitochondrial, with protein MLRTIIVRNENLLLQGSVRQVLKGTAVRALSSECAKRSATAGQHRRNSHNLSNNLKPVAWRVNFVRGYCSGFPAHSKVLLPALSPTMELGTIVSWEKKEGDKLNEGDLLAEIETDKATMGFETPEEGYLAKILIPAGQKDVPIGKLVCIIVENEADVAAFKDYKDTGAAAAPAAAAAPAPAAPAAAPPAPTPPPVAAAPPPPPVSAGPMTAVEQRGPRVYASPMAKRLAEQQRLRLDGKGSGMFGSLTSKDLAGLQAAGAGAAAASAPSAARPSVPAGAAFVDIPVSNIRGLIAKRLLESKTTIPHYYLTVDVNMDKINKLRARFNKQLEKEGVKLSINDFIIKAAAMACKKVPEANSAWMDTIIRQFDAVDVSVAVSTDRGLITPIVFSADRKGIADISKDVKNLAAKAREGKLQPQEFQGGTFSVSNLGMFGVTHFCAIINPPQSCILAVGGTQKRLVADKDSEAGFKESDFVSVTLSCDHRTVDGAVGARWLQYFRQFLEDPNSMLL; from the exons ATGTTACGAACAATCATCGTACGAAACGAGAATCTCCTGCTGCAGGGATCGGTACGCCAGGTCCTCAAGGGGACGGCAGTCCGTGCCCTCAGCAGCGAGTGTGCCAAACGATCTGCAACCGCCGGACAGCATCGCAG AAATTCGCACAATCTGTCCAACAACCTCAAACCGGTGGCATGGAGAGTGAATTTCGTCCGCGGATACTGCAGCGGGTTTCCGGCACACTCAAAGGTCCTTCTGCCGGCCCTCTCGCCCACCATGGAGCTCGGAACGATTGTTAGCTGGGAGAAGAAGGAGGGCGACAAGCTGAATGAag GTGATCTGCTGGCGGAAATCGAAACCGATAAGGCGACGATGGGTTTCGAAACGCCCGAGGAAGGATACCTGGCCAAGATTCTGATCCCCGCCGGCCAAAAGGATGTCCCGATCGGCAAGCTGGTGTGCATTATCGTGGAAAACGAGGCGGACGTCGCGGCCTTCAAAGACTACAAGGATACGGGTGCTGCTGCGGCACcggcagccgccgccgctccagctccggCCGCACCAGCTGCTGCCCCTCCGgcgccaacaccaccaccggtggccgccgcaccaccaccaccgccagtgTCCGCCGGCCCGATGACGGCCGTCGAGCAGCGTGGACCGCGCGTTTACGCCAGTCCAATGGCCAAGCGGCTGGCCGAACAGCAACGTCTCCGATTGGACG gtaaaggaTCGGGCATGTTTGGTTCACTAACGTCTAAGGATCTTGCAGGTCTGCAGGCAGCCGGAGCGGGAGCAGCTGCAGCATCAGCTCCATCGGCGGCTAGGCCGTCCGTGCCGGCAGGCGCTGCCTTTGTCGACATCCCGGTGTCCAACATTCGTGGCTTGATCGCGAAGCGACTGCTCGAATCGAAGACCACCATTCCACACTACTATCTGACGGTGGACGTTAACATGGACAAGATCAACAAGCTGCGTGCCCGCTTCAACAAGCAGCTCGAGAAGGAGGGCGTCAAGCTGTCGATCAACGATTTCATCATCAAGGCAGCGGCGATGGCGTGCAAGAAGGTACCGGAGGCGAACTCCGCCTGGATGGACACCATCATCCGGCAGTTCGATGCGGTCGACGTGTCGGTCGCCGTGTCGACGGACCGTGGACTCATCACGCCAATCGTGTTCTCCGCGGACCGCAAGGGCATTGCCGACATCAGCAAGGATGTGAAGAATCTGGCAGCGAAGGCCCGCGAGGGTAAGCTGCAGCCACAGGAGTTCCAGGGTGGCACCTTCAGCGTGTCCAACTTGGGCATGTTCGGCGTGACGCACTTCTGTGCCATCATCAACCCACCACAGTCGTGTATTCTGGCCGTCGGTGGCACCCAGAAGCGCCTCGTCGCGGACAAGGATTCAGAGGCGGG GTTCAAGGAAAGCGATTTCGTATCGGTAACGCTCAGCTGTGACCATCGTACGGTCGACGGAGCCGTCGGAGCCCGCTGGTTGCAGTACTTCCGCCAGTTCCTGGAGGATCCCAACTCGATGCTGCTGTAA